The Podarcis raffonei isolate rPodRaf1 chromosome 2, rPodRaf1.pri, whole genome shotgun sequence genome window below encodes:
- the LOC128409008 gene encoding zinc finger protein ZFP2-like encodes METLRVEVNMSVDEGAAKAPGLQKGEHNTPNVKLWTDLGGTKAPQLVCIKGIGESQATVYPRQVKHEPEEELQERWEAQWQEFLKTLQAPHSGWGNHQVSEGPSPWEDAKAFLASFEQVASSCRWPLDKWVTLLLPALSGEAQQAFNSLSAQDRGDYGKVKAAILEGEATAREKQRQHFRQFCYQEVEGPRGVYGRLRELCCQWLRAERHTKEEILELLILEQFLTILPQEMQSWVREKGPETCAQAVVLAENFLLQQNTVKQEGEGLWPLGVGLAVNPSEAGLVPPPEAWERQSFKELKQEQDEEASLFGDGPVYENQLDNLQQGDSEEPADASLQGDDIFHYCKEGKSLGSQEGLESKWTTKPEKCSDEAVPVHEDQEETGAHPKIHHCHCGKSFRWSSNFRVHERIHTGEKPYKCAECGMSFRKSAQLKAHEGIHTGEVPFRCSMCQKSFTSGSNLVAHERIHTGEKPYRCTHCEKSFRQKGTLTTHEKIHIGEKPFKCSICGKSFRQKGTLTTHEKIHLGQKPYKCSECGKNFRTSADLRVHERIHTGVKPYQCAVCQKSFTDGSNLITHERIHTGVKPYRCGRCGKSFCQKSGLMTHERVHTGVLPYKRPACRKGLAGGASGSSYQETNPRDKLHMSADCGEGFSDIGHVRREEPNIREQPYGLLEKSADGASSF; translated from the exons ATGGAGACCTTGAGAGTGGAGGTGAACATGTCTGTGGATGAAGGGGCAGCAAAGGCCCCAGGATTGCAGAAGGGAGAGCACAACACCCCCAACGTCAAATTGTGGACAGATCTGGGGGGAACAAAAGCCCCACAGCTTGTATGCATCAAGGGGATTGGAGAATCACAAGCTACGGTTTATCCACGGCAGGTGAAACATGAACCAGAAGAGGAGCTTCAGGAACGCTGGGAAGCCCAGTGGCAGGAGTTCCTCAAGACATTGCAGGCCCCTCACTCAGGATGGGGGAATCATCAGGTATCAGAGGGACCCTCCCCATGGGAGGATGCTAAGGCCTTCTTGGCCTCCTTTGAGCAAGTAGCCTCCTCCTGCCGGTGGCCTCTGGACAAGTGGGTGACTCTGCTCTTGCCGGCCCTCAGCGGAGAGGCCCAGCAGGCCTTCAACAGCCTCAGTGCCCAGGACAGGGGAGACTACGGGAAGGTGAAGGCGGCCATCTTGGAAGGGGAAGCCACTGCGAGGGAGAAGCAGCGCCAGCACttcaggcagttctgctaccaggaAGTGGAGGGGCCCAGAGGCGTTTACGGCCGGCTGAGGGAACTTTGCTGCCAGTGGCTGAGAGCGGAGAGACACACCAAGGAGGAGATCTTGGAGCtgctgatcctggagcagttcctgaccaTCCTGCCCCAGGAAATGCAAAGCTGGGTGAGGGAAAAGGGCCCAGAGACCTGTGCCCAGGCGGTGGTTCTGGCAGAGAATTTCCTGCTACAGCAGAACACGGTGAAACAGGAAGGAGAG GGGCTGTGGCCCTTGGGTGTGGGACTGGCTGTGAATCCCTCGGAGGCAGGCTTGGTTCCACCACCAGAGGCCTGGGAAAGGCAGTCATTCAAGGAGCTCAAGCAGGAGCAAGATGAAGAGGCAAGCTTGTTTG GTGACGGGCCGGTATATGAGAACCAACTTGATAATCTTCAGCAGGGTGATTCTGAGGAACCAGCAGATGCATCACTGCAAGGAGATGACATCTTCCATTATTGCAAAGAGGGAAAAAGCCTTGGGAGTCAGGAGGGACTGGAGAGCAAGTGGACAACCAAACCTGAGAAGTGCTCAGATGAAGCCGTTCCTGTCCATGAAGATCAGGAGGAAACTGGAGCCCACCCCAAAATCCACCACTGTCATTGTGGAAAAAGTTTCCGTTGGAGCTCGAATTTCAGGGTCCATGAGAGAATCCACACTGGAGAGAAGCCATATAAATGTGCCGAATGTGGGATGAGTTTCCGTAAATCTGCACAGCTCAAGGCCCACGAGGGAATCCACACTGGGGAGGTGCCCTTCCGGTGTTCCATGTGCCAGAAGAGTTTTACAAGTGGCTCAAACCTCGTTGCCCACGAGAGGATTCACACTGGAGAGAAACCGTACAGGTGTACGCACTGCGAGAAAAGTTTCCGCCAGAAAGGCACCCTCACGACACACGAGAAAATCCACATTGGAGAGAAACCTTTCAAATGCTCGATCTGCGGGAAGAGTTTCCGTCAGAAGGGCACGTTGACGACGCACGAAAAGATCCACCTGGGACAGAAGCCATATAAGtgctccgagtgcgggaagaACTTCCGGACCTCTGCGGACCTGAGGGTCCATGAAAGGATTCACACTGGAgtgaaaccatatcagtgtgccGTGTGCCAGAAGAGTTTCACCGACGGCTCAAACCTCATTACCCACGAGCGAATCCACACGGGAGTGAAACCATATCGGTGTGGGCGCTGTGGGAAGAGCTTCTGTCAGAAGTCAGGCCTTATGACACACGAACGAGTTCACACTGGGGTCCTCCCTTACAAGCGCCCGGCTTGTCGGAAGGGTTTGGCCGGTGGCGCAAGTGGAAGTTCGTATCAGGAAACGAATCCCAGAGACAAATTGCATATGAGTGCTGATTGTGGGGAGGGCTTCAGTGACATAGGGCATGTGAGGAGAGAAGAGCCAAACATCAGAGAACAGCCGTATGGGCTATTGGAAAAGAGTGCAGATGGAGCATCGTCCTTCTGA
- the LOC128409090 gene encoding uncharacterized protein LOC128409090 yields the protein MENLEAIVLVILATHNLVRLHLHRGGVAARARRTMRRVMANHVSLLHQLLPDACPDSEARLVAEELHAGPHRFWSRQVSQDWWERVVLETWQPSQWLQGFRMTKDTFLALCEELRPELQRQTTTMRAPLSVEKRVGIALWKLATTECYRSVAAHFGVGRSTVGEVFIEVCLAIEKLLFRKVVALEDPKEVMAGFEEMGFPSCVGVMDRTHIPIICTVRKGTNISQKGFFPMSMQGTVDHKGRFIDIELSWCGKDKDASFFRNLALCEAMDQGSFVPGTHSMTIGNVEIPPLILADASYPLKKWLMKPFTGNLSPRQEHFNSRLSDCKKVAEEAFGRLKGRWRCLATRLEVAEENIIPVVVGSVVLHNICENRGHALVDGPWAQDGVWDQAPEGHLRLPTSPEDARDGSLVREALASYFMSNS from the exons ATGGAGAACCTGGAGGCCATCGTGCTGGTGATCCTGGCCACGCACAACCTGGTGCGCCTCCACCTGCACCGGGGCGGCGTGGCTGCCCGCGCCCGGCGGACGATGCGCCGCGTGATGGCCAACCACGTCTCGCTGCTGCACCAGCTGCTGCCCGACGCGTGTCCGGACAGCGAGGCGCGCCTGGTGGCCGAGGAGCTCCACGCCGGGCCGCACCGCTTCTGGTCGCGCCAGGTCAGCCAGGACTGGTGGGAGCGCGTGGTGCTGGAGACGTGGCAGCCCAGCCAGTGGCTGCAGGGCTTCCGCATGACCAAGGACACCTTCCTGGCGCTGTGCGAGGAGCTGCGGCCGGAGCTGCAGCGCCAGACCACCACCATGCGGGCGCCGCTGAGCGTGGAGAAGCGCGTGGGCATCGCCCTCTGGAAACTGGCCACCACCGAGTGCTACCGCTCCGTGGCCGCGCACTTCGGCGTGGGGCGCTCCACCGTCGGGGAGGTCTTCATCGAGGTGTGCCTGGCCATCGAGAAGCTGCTCTTCAGGAAGGTGGTGGCCCTCGAGGACCCCAAAGAG GTCATGGCAGGATTTGAGGAAATGGGGTTTCCCAGCTGTGTGGGGGTCATGGACAGGACCCACATCCCCATCATCTGCACTGTCCGAAAGGGGACCAACATCAGCCAAAAGGGGTTCTTCCCTATGTCAATGCAAGGCACGGTGGACCACAAGGGCCGTTTCATTGACATCGAACTCAGCTGGTGCGGTAAAGATAAGGACGCCTCCTTCTTCCGAAACTTAGCCCTGTGTGAGGCGATGGACCAAGGGTCGTTCGTACCTGGGACTCATTCAATGACCATTGGCAACGTGGAGATCCCCCCGCTCATCTTGGCCGATGCGTCCTATCCCTTGAAGAAGTGGCTCATGAAGCCCTTCACTGGTAACCTCAGCCCCCGCCAAGAACATTTCAACTCCCGCCTAAGTGACTGCAAGAAGGTGGCCGAAGAGGCCTTTGGGCGGCTGAAGGGACGGTGGAGGTGCCTGGCCACCCGCTTGGAGGTGGCCGAAGAGAACATTATCCCCGTGGTGGTGGGGTCTGTCGTGCTCCACAATATTTGCGAGAATCGTGGACATGCTTTGGTGGACGGGCCTTGGGCCCAAGATGGCGTGTGGGACCAGGCCCCTGAGGGACACTTGAGGCTCCCAACGTCCCCAGAGGATGCACGGGATGGGAGCCTGGTGAGGGAAGCTCTGGCAAGCTACTTCATGAGCAATTCCTAA